The following are encoded in a window of Megalops cyprinoides isolate fMegCyp1 chromosome 16, fMegCyp1.pri, whole genome shotgun sequence genomic DNA:
- the LOC118790783 gene encoding protocadherin alpha-8-like isoform X7, with translation MGRFSQRLPFWKQFVFFLYVWDSAFGQIVYSVSEEVNKGAVVGNITKDMNLSIQELESRMLQIGSGSNKRYFDVNSKNGVLFVNDRIDREELCLSAIKCSVNLEAIAHSPLKLYRVEVNILDINDNAPSFAVKSHILNITESAFPGDRFPLPLAYDPDVGSNSVKSYKLSPNEHFSLDVQSGGEQSVSAELVLQKALDREKQPVIQLLLTAVDGGKPPRSGTLQIVVNVLDINDNNPMFSSQLYKVRVSENVPRGTMIVRLTAADLDEGVNSEVLYSILEHGNVKVLDIFSINKDTGEITTKADLDYEENAAFELRVQARDKGLPPRSTHCKLLIEVVDENDNPPDISVTSLMNTVREDAKVGTAVALITVSDRDGGKNGVVSCYTGDTTPFKLQSSYKNYYSLVVDGPLDRESASQYNVTITATDEGTPPLSSTSVITVHVSDVNDNAPRFAEPVINVYVKENGQVGSVIHTVSAFDPDLNDNAKVTYSLLGSSGKGAPPSSAVNVNSVSGEIYSLQSFNYEEVKTLQFQVQATDSGVPPLSSNATVNVFILDENDNSPGVLPPYSDQGSVNTENIPYSAEAGYFVAKIRAVDADSGYNALLSYHMAEPKGSSLFRIGSSSGEIRTKRRMSDNDLKTHPLVIVVSDHGEPSLSATVSIDVVVVESTGEIQTSFRQLPVKEESFSDLNLYLLIGIISVSVVFLLSLISLVAVKCHRTDGGLSIHSAPVITTHPDGSWSYAKSTQQYDVCFSSDTLKSDVVVFPAPFPPADAELISINGGDTFKRNHTLPNSEKFGAHGGVSSDAGGSGGPGAELAHGVERSSRWGGGGGVPPGGGRRGQ, from the coding sequence ATGGGGCGTTTCAGCCAGAGACTGCCGTTTTGgaaacagtttgtgtttttcctttatgtCTGGGATTCAGCTTTTGGACAGATTGTCTATTCTGTCTCAGAGGAGGTGAACAAGGGCGCCGTTGTGGGAAACATTACGAAGGATATGAATCTCAGTATTCAGGAACTGGAATCTCGGATGTTGCAGATTGGGTCCGGATCCAACAAGAGGTACTTTGATGTTAACTCTAAAAACGGCGTATTATTTGTGAATGATCGAATCGACAGGGAGGAGCTGTGTCTTAGTGCcataaaatgttctgtaaattTAGAGGCTATTGCTCACAGTCCTTTAAAACTATATCGCGTAGAGGTGAACATATTAGACATAAATGATAATGCTCCATCCTTTGCGGTAAAATcccatatattaaatattacagaatCTGCTTTTCCAGGCGATAGATTTCCTCTTCCTTTAGCGTATGACCCCGATGTGGGCAGTAATTCGGTAAAGAGCTACAAGCTGAGTCCGAATGAGCACTTCTCCCTGGATGTACAGAGCGGTGGAGAGCAGAGTGTATCTGCTGAGTTGGTGCTGCAGAAAGCTTTAGACCGAGAGAAACAGCCTGTGATTCAGCTCCTGCTGACTGCTGTTGACGGAGGAAAACCTCCCAGATCCGGGACTTTGCAGATCGTAGTTAATGTGCTGGACATTAATGATAACAATCCGATGTTTTCTAGTCAGCTCTATAAAGTGAGGGTTTCCGAGAATGTGCCTCGTGGAACAATGATAGTTAGACTCACAGCGGCGGATTTAGATGAAGGTGTAAACAGTGAGGTTCTGTACTCCATTCTAGAGCACGGAAATGTGAAAGTGCTGGATATTTTCTCCATCAATAAGGACACTGGTGAGATTACTACGAAAGCGGATCTTGACTATGAAGAAAACGCTGCTTTTGAATTGCGCGTCCAGGCTCGGGATAAAGGCCTCCCTCCTCGGAGTACTCATTGCAAACTATTGATTGAAGTGGTTGATGAGAATGACAATCCTCCCGATATATCCGTAACATCACTAATGAACACAGTCAGAGAAGACGCGAAAGTCGGAACAGCTGTAGCTTTAATTACGGTGTCGGACAGAGACGGAGGTAAAAACGGAGTTGTGAGTTGTTATACCGGCGACACAACCCCATTCAAACTGCAGTCCTCCTATAAGAACTATTACTCTTTAGTGGTTGACGGGCCgctggacagagagagcgcTTCTCAGTACAACGTCACCATCACAGCTACAGATGAAGGGACTCcgcctctctccagcaccagcGTTATTACTGTACACGTTTCTGATGTGAACGACAACGCGCCGCGCTTTGCAGAGCCCGTGattaatgtgtatgtgaaagaaaaCGGCCAGGTGGGCTCTGTGATTCACACCGTATCTGCCTTTGATCCGGATTTAAACGACAACGCCAAAGTGACTTATTCTTTACTGGGGAGTTCTGGCAAAGGCGCGCCCCCGTCATCAGCCGTCAACGTGAACTCTGTGAGTGGAGAAATCTACAGCCTGCAGTCTTTTAACTACGAGGAAGTAAAAACGCTGCAGTTTCAGGTTCAGGCCACAGACTCTGGTGTCCCTCCACTGAGCAGCAACGCGACTGTGAACGTTTTCATCCTGGATGAGAATGACAACAGTCCTGGGGTTCTCCCTCCCTATTCTGACCAGGGCTCCGTGAATACTGAGAACATTCCGTATTCTGCTGAAGCGGGCTACTTTGTGGCCAAGATCAGGGCTGTAGACGCAGACTCTGGCTACAACGCGCTGCTTTCTTATCACATGGCGGAACCCAAGGGAAGCAGTCTCTTCCGAATCGGAAGCAGCAGCGGGGAAATCAGGACTAAGAGGCGGATGAGTGACAATGACTTGAAGACGCACCCGTTGGTTATTGTGGTTTCTGACCACGGAGAACCTTCGCTGTCGGCGACTGTGTCTATTGATGTTGTGGTTGTTGAAAGTACCGGTGAAATCCAGACGTCGTTCCGACAGCTGCCGGTGAAGGAGGAGAGTTTCTCCGATTTGAACCTGTATTTGCTGATCGGCATTATTTCGGTGTCAGTTGTATTTTTACTGAGCCTGATTAGTTTAGTAGCTGTAAAATGCCACAGGACAGACGGCGGTTTGAGTATACACAGCGCCCCAGTGATCACCACACACCCTGACGGGAGCTGGTCTTACGCTAAATCTACTCAGCAGTATGACGTGTGTTTTAGCTCGGACACACTGAAGAGTGACGTTGTGGTTTTCCCCGCTCCGTTTCCGCCTGCGGATGCGGAACTGATCAGTATTAATGGAGGGGACACTTTTAAACGGAACCACACGCTTCCCAACAGCGAGAAG
- the LOC118791099 gene encoding protocadherin alpha-8-like produces MGRFSQRLPFWKQFVFFLYVWDSAFGQIVYSVSEEVNKGAVVGNITKDMNLSIQELESRMLQIGSGSNKRYFDVNSKNGVLFVNDRIDREELCLSAIKCSVNLEAIAHSPLKLYRVEVNILDINDNAPSFAVKSHILNITESAFPGDRFPLPLAYDPDVGSNSVKSYKLSPNEHFSLDVQSGGEQSVSAELVLQKALDREKQPVIQLLLTAVDGGKPPRSGTLQIVVNVLDINDNNPMFSSQLYKVRVSENVPRGTMIVRLTAADLDEGVNSEVLYSILEHGNVKVLDIFSINKDTGEITTKADLDYEENAAFELRVQARDKGLPPRSTHCKLLIEVVDENDNPPDISVTSLMNTVREDAKVGTAVALITVSDRDGGKNGVVSCYTGDTTPFKLQSSYKNYYSLVVDGPLDRESASQYNVTITATDEGTPPLSSTSVITVHVSDVNDNAPRFAEPVINVYVKENGQVGSVIHTVSAFDPDLNDNAKVTYSLLGSSGKGAPPSSAVNVNSVSGEIYSLQSFNYEEVKTLQFQVQATDSGVPPLSSNATVNVFILDENDNSPGVLPPYSDQGSVNTENIPYSAEAGYFVAKIRAVDADSGYNALLSYHMAEPKGSSLFRIGSSSGEIRTKRRMSDNDLKTHPLVIVVSDHGEPSLSATVSIDVVVVESTGEIQTSFRQLPVKEESFSDLNLYLLIGIISVSVVFLLSLISLVAVKCHRTDGGLSIHSAPVITTHPDGSWSYAKSTQQYDVCFSSDTLKSDVVVFPAPFPPADAELISINGGDTFKRNHTLPNSEKVRMR; encoded by the coding sequence ATGGGGCGTTTCAGCCAGAGACTGCCGTTTTGgaaacagtttgtgtttttcctttatgtCTGGGATTCAGCTTTTGGACAGATTGTCTATTCTGTCTCAGAGGAGGTGAACAAGGGCGCCGTTGTGGGAAACATTACGAAGGATATGAATCTCAGTATTCAGGAACTGGAATCTCGGATGTTGCAGATTGGGTCCGGATCCAACAAGAGGTACTTTGATGTTAACTCTAAAAACGGCGTATTATTTGTGAATGATCGAATCGACAGGGAGGAGCTGTGTCTTAGTGCcataaaatgttctgtaaattTAGAGGCTATTGCTCACAGTCCTTTAAAACTATATCGCGTAGAGGTGAACATATTAGACATAAATGATAATGCTCCATCCTTTGCGGTAAAATcccatatattaaatattacagaatCTGCTTTTCCAGGCGATAGATTTCCTCTTCCTTTAGCGTATGACCCCGATGTGGGCAGTAATTCGGTAAAGAGCTACAAGCTGAGTCCGAATGAGCACTTCTCCCTGGATGTACAGAGCGGTGGAGAGCAGAGTGTATCTGCTGAGTTGGTGCTGCAGAAAGCTTTAGACCGAGAGAAACAGCCTGTGATTCAGCTCCTGCTGACTGCTGTTGACGGAGGAAAACCTCCCAGATCCGGGACTTTGCAGATCGTAGTTAATGTGCTGGACATTAATGATAACAATCCGATGTTTTCTAGTCAGCTCTATAAAGTGAGGGTTTCCGAGAATGTGCCTCGTGGAACAATGATAGTTAGACTCACAGCGGCGGATTTAGATGAAGGTGTAAACAGTGAGGTTCTGTACTCCATTCTAGAGCACGGAAATGTGAAAGTGCTGGATATTTTCTCCATCAATAAGGACACTGGTGAGATTACTACGAAAGCGGATCTTGACTATGAAGAAAACGCTGCTTTTGAATTGCGCGTCCAGGCTCGGGATAAAGGCCTCCCTCCTCGGAGTACTCATTGCAAACTATTGATTGAAGTGGTTGATGAGAATGACAATCCTCCCGATATATCCGTAACATCACTAATGAACACAGTCAGAGAAGACGCGAAAGTCGGAACAGCTGTAGCTTTAATTACGGTGTCGGACAGAGACGGAGGTAAAAACGGAGTTGTGAGTTGTTATACCGGCGACACAACCCCATTCAAACTGCAGTCCTCCTATAAGAACTATTACTCTTTAGTGGTTGACGGGCCgctggacagagagagcgcTTCTCAGTACAACGTCACCATCACAGCTACAGATGAAGGGACTCcgcctctctccagcaccagcGTTATTACTGTACACGTTTCTGATGTGAACGACAACGCGCCGCGCTTTGCAGAGCCCGTGattaatgtgtatgtgaaagaaaaCGGCCAGGTGGGCTCTGTGATTCACACCGTATCTGCCTTTGATCCGGATTTAAACGACAACGCCAAAGTGACTTATTCTTTACTGGGGAGTTCTGGCAAAGGCGCGCCCCCGTCATCAGCCGTCAACGTGAACTCTGTGAGTGGAGAAATCTACAGCCTGCAGTCTTTTAACTACGAGGAAGTAAAAACGCTGCAGTTTCAGGTTCAGGCCACAGACTCTGGTGTCCCTCCACTGAGCAGCAACGCGACTGTGAACGTTTTCATCCTGGATGAGAATGACAACAGTCCTGGGGTTCTCCCTCCCTATTCTGACCAGGGCTCCGTGAATACTGAGAACATTCCGTATTCTGCTGAAGCGGGCTACTTTGTGGCCAAGATCAGGGCTGTAGACGCAGACTCTGGCTACAACGCGCTGCTTTCTTATCACATGGCGGAACCCAAGGGAAGCAGTCTCTTCCGAATCGGAAGCAGCAGCGGGGAAATCAGGACTAAGAGGCGGATGAGTGACAATGACTTGAAGACGCACCCGTTGGTTATTGTGGTTTCTGACCACGGAGAACCTTCGCTGTCGGCGACTGTGTCTATTGATGTTGTGGTTGTTGAAAGTACCGGTGAAATCCAGACGTCGTTCCGACAGCTGCCGGTGAAGGAGGAGAGTTTCTCCGATTTGAACCTGTATTTGCTGATCGGCATTATTTCGGTGTCAGTTGTATTTTTACTGAGCCTGATTAGTTTAGTAGCTGTAAAATGCCACAGGACAGACGGCGGTTTGAGTATACACAGCGCCCCAGTGATCACCACACACCCTGACGGGAGCTGGTCTTACGCTAAATCTACTCAGCAGTATGACGTGTGTTTTAGCTCGGACACACTGAAGAGTGACGTTGTGGTTTTCCCCGCTCCGTTTCCGCCTGCGGATGCGGAACTGATCAGTATTAATGGAGGGGACACTTTTAAACGGAACCACACGCTTCCCAACAGCGAGAAGGTAAGAATGCGTTAA
- the LOC118791100 gene encoding protocadherin alpha-8-like, whose amino-acid sequence MGIPSPARRLWIQCAVLSCLRVVCFGKIVYSVSEEVDKGTAVGNISKDLNLIVQELESRRFQIVSGSSKTYLEVNLKTGVLFVNDRIDREELCLSAAKCAIKIEAVAYDPITFYRVEVNILDVNDNAPSFLEHSHVLNVTEYAFSGERFPLPIANDPDVGSNSVKSYKLSPNEHFSLDVQSGGEQSVSAELVLQKALDREKQPVIQLLLTAVDGGKPPRSGTLQITVNVIDVNDNTPAFSSSLFKVRVSENIPPGTSIITLNATDMDEGINSEILYSFVQHGNVNPMDIFSINQDTGEITTKADLDYEENAAFELRVQARDKGLPPRSTHCKLLIEVVDENDNPPDISVTSLMNTVREDAKVGTAVALITVSDRDGGKNGVVNIRIVGSVPFKLQSSSDNYYSLVVDGPLDRESASQYNVTITATDEGTPPLSSTSVITVHVSDVNDNAPRFAEPVINVYVKENGQVGSVIHTVSAFDPDLNDNAKVTYSLLGSSGKGAPPSSAVNVNSVSGEIYSLQSFNYEEVKTLQFRVQATDSGVPPLSSNATVNVFILDENDNSPGVLPPYSDQGSVNTENIPYSAEAGYFVAKIRAVDADSGYNALLSYHMAEPKGSSLFRIGSSSGEIRTKRRMSDNDLKTHPLVIVVSDHGEPSLSATVSIDVVVVESTGEIQTSFRQLPVKEESFSDLNLYLLIGIISVSVVFLLSLISLVAVKCHRTDGGLSIHSAPVITTHPDGSWSYAKSTQQYDVCFSSDTLKSDVVVFPAPFPPADAELISINGGDSFKRNHTLPNSEKVRIWRYQVESARKTRGVAVDHESEGPWCVSGAPPSAMLA is encoded by the exons ATGGGCATTCCCAGTCCAGCACGTCGCCTTTGGATACAGTGCGCGGTTCTTTCGTGTCTAAGGGTTGTGTGCTTTGGGAAAATTGTCTATTCTGTATCAGAGGAGGTGGACAAGGGAACAGCTGTGGGAAATATATCCAAGGATCTCAATCTTATTGTTCAAGAACTGGAGTCACGAAGGTTTCAGATTGTATCCGGATCCAGTAAGACGTATCTCGAGGTAAATTTAAAGACTGGTGTTTTATTTGTGAACGACAGGATCGACCGAGAGGAGCTATGTCTTAGTGCAGCGAAATGCGCTATTAAAATCGAGGCTGTCGCTTATGATCCCATTACTTTTTATCGTGTTGAAGTAAATATTCTCGATGTCAATGACAATGCGCCGTCATTCCTCGAACATTCACACGTTTTAAATGTCACCGAATATGCGTTTTCAGGGGAGAGATTTCCTCTTCCTATCGCCAATGACCCCGATGTGGGCAGTAATTCCGTAAAGAGCTACAAGCTGAGTCCGAATGAGCACTTCTCCCTGGATGTACAGAGCGGTGGAGAGCAGAGTGTATCTGCTGAGTTAGTGCTGCAGAAAGCTTTAGACCGAGAGAAACAGCCTGTGATTCAGCTCCTGCTGACTGCTGTTGACGGAGGAAAACCTCCCAGATCCGGGACTTTGCAGATCACTGTTAACGTAATAGATGTGAACGATAATACTCCAGCATTCAGCAGCTCTCTCTTTAAAGTCCGTGTGTCTGAGAATATACCCCCAGGAACATCAATAATAACACTCAATGCGACGGATATGGATGAAGGAATAAACAGCGAAATCCTTTACTCCTTCGTTCAGCACGGTAATGTGAATCCGATGGATATTTTCTCCATCAATCAGGACACTGGTGAGATTACTACAAAAGCGGATCTTGACTATGAAGAAAACGCTGCTTTTGAATTGCGCGTCCAGGCTCGGGATAAAGGCCTCCCTCCTCGGAGTACTCATTGCAAACTATTGATTGAAGTGGTTGATGAGAATGACAATCCTCCCGATATATCCGTAACATCACTAATGAACACAGTCAGAGAAGACGCGAAAGTCGGAACAGCTGTAGCTTTAATTACGGTGTCGGACAGAGACGGAGGTAAAAACGGAGTTGTTAATATCCGCATTGTTGGTTCTGTTCCTTTCAAACTGCAATCTTCTAGTGATAACTATTACTCTTTAGTGGTTGACGGGCCgctggacagagagagcgcTTCTCAGTACAACGTCACCATCACAGCTACAGATGAAGGGACTCcgcctctctccagcaccagcGTTATTACTGTGCACGTTTCTGATGTGAACGACAACGCGCCGCGCTTTGCAGAGCCCGTGattaatgtgtatgtgaaagaaaaCGGCCAGGTGGGCTCTGTGATTCACACCGTATCTGCCTTTGATCCGGATTTAAACGACAACGCCAAAGTGACTTATTCTTTACTGGGGAGTTCTGGCAAAGGCGCGCCCCCGTCATCAGCCGTTAACGTGAACTCTGTGAGTGGAGAAATCTACAGCCTGCAGTCTTTTAACTACGAGGAAGTAAAAACGCTGCAGTTTCGGGTTCAGGCCACAGACTCTGGTGTCCCTCCACTGAGCAGCAACGCGACTGTGAACGTTTTCATCCTGGATGAGAATGACAACAGTCCTGGGGTTCTCCCTCCCTATTCTGACCAGGGCTCGGTTAATACTGAGAACATTCCGTATTCTGCTGAAGCGGGCTACTTTGTGGCCAAGATCAGGGCTGTAGACGCAGACTCTGGCTACAACGCGCTGCTTTCTTATCACATGGCGGAACCCAAGGGAAGCAGTCTCTTCCGAATCGGAAGCAGCAGCGGGGAAATCAGGACTAAGAGGCGGATGAGTGACAATGACTTGAAGACGCACCCGTTGGTTATTGTGGTTTCTGACCACGGAGAACCTTCGCTGTCGGCGACTGTGTCTATTGATGTTGTGGTTGTTGAAAGTACCGGTGAAATCCAGACATCGTTCCGACAGCTGCCGGTGAAGGAGGAGAGTTTCTCCGATTTGAACCTGTATTTGCTGATCGGCATTATTTCGGTGTCAGTTGTATTTTTACTGAGCCTGATTAGTTTAGTAGCTGTAAAATGCCACAGGACAGACGGCGGTTTGAGTATACACAGCGCCCCAGTGATCACCACACACCCTGACGGGAGCTGGTCTTACGCTAAATCTACTCAGCAGTATGACGTGTGTTTTAGCTCGGACACACTGAAGAGTGACGTTGTGGTTTTCCCCGCTCCGTTTCCGCCTGCGGATGCGGAACTGATCAGTATTAATGGAGGGGACTCTTTTAAACGGAACCACACTCTCCCCAACAGCGAGAAGGTAAGAATATGGCGTTATCAGGTCGAA TCTGCGCGGAAAACACGGGGCGTCGCTGTAGACCATGAGAGTGAGGGGCCCTGGTGCGTTTCCGGGGCTCCGCCTTCAGCGATGCTTGCGTAG
- the LOC118791097 gene encoding protocadherin alpha-8-like — translation MAFWEQTGLVWIQFIALFYLLRWSSAQTVYSVSEEVDKGTFVGNIAKDLNLNVQDLETRGLRIVTGSNKRYFEVNLKTGILYVNDRIDREALCPNLAKCSLNIEAILNHPMQRHRIEIDILDINDNEPSFFEKSHVLNVTEYAFSGERFPLPIANDPDVGINSVKSYKLSPNEHFSLDVQSGGEQSVSAELVLQKALDREKQPVIQLLLTAVDGGKPPRSGTLRVTINVIDVNDNAPIFSSPLYKVRVSENVPFGTTILTLNATDLDEGVNGEISYSLVKRGSLDPSEIFSLNPKTGEITLTGSLDYEESAAYEIRAQATDRGHSPRSTHCKVLVEVVDVNDNAPEISVTSLTSPVKEDAQTGTVVAFITVADKDGGKNGLVKCNLAGFAPFKLQSSYKNYYSLVVDGPLDRERASQYNVTITATDEGTPPLSSTSVITVHVSDVNDNAPRFAEPVINVYVKENGQVGSVIHTVSAFDPDLNDNAKVTYSLLGSSGKGAPPSSAVNVNSVSGEIYSLQSFNYEEVKTLQFQVQATDSGVPPLSSNATVNVFILDENDNSPGVLPPYSDQGSVNAENIPYSAEAGYFVAKIRAVDADSGYNALLSYHMAEPKGSSLFRIGSSSGEIRTKRRMSDNDLKTHPLVIVVSDHGEPSLSATVSIDVVVVESTGEIQTSFRQLPVKEESFSDLNLYLLIGIISVSVVFLLSLISLVAVKCHRTDGGLSIHSAPVITTHPDGSWSYAKSTQQYDVCFSSDTLKSDVVVFPAPFPPADAELISINGGDTFKRNHTLPNSEKLSLYV, via the exons ATGGCTTTTTGGGAACAGACAGGACTTGTGTGGATACAGTTTATCGCCCTGTTTTATCTTTTAAGATGGTCTTCCGCACAGACTGTTTATTCCGTATCGGAGGAGGTGGACAAAGGAACGTTTGTGGGAAATATCGCCAAGGATCTAAATCTGAACGTGCAAGACCTGGAGACGCGTGGGCTTCGGATTGTAACCGGCTCTAATAAGAGATATTTCGAGGTAAATCTGAAAACAGGAATTCTGTATGTTAATGACAGAATAGACAGAGAGGCGCTGTGTCCCAATCTGGCAAAGTGCTCTTTAAACATAGAGGCCATATTGAATCACCCAATGCAACGGCACCGTATTGAAATTGATATTTTAGATATAAATGATAATGAACCGTCATTCTTCGAAAAGTCGCACGTTTTAAATGTCACCGAATATGCGTTTTCAGGGGAGAGATTTCCTCTTCCTATAGCAAATGACCCCGATGTGGGCATTAACTCAGTTAAGAGCTACAAGCTGAGTCCGAATGAGCACTTCTCCCTGGATGTACAGAGCGGTGGAGAGCAGAGTGTATCTGCTGAGTTGGTGCTGCAGAAAGCTTTAGACCGAGAGAAACAGCCTGTGATTCAGCTCCTGCTGACTGCTGTTGATGGGGGAAAACCTCCCAGATCCGGGACTTTGCGCGTCACCATTAATGTCATAGATGTGAACGACAATGCCCCCATATTCAGCAGCCCTTTGTATAAAGTTCGTGTGTCTGAGAATGTTCCTTTTGGAACAACAATACTCACCCTCAATGCCACAGATTTAGACGAAGGAGTGAACGGCGAGATTTCATATTCTCTGGTTAAACGAGGGAGTCTGGATCCTTCTGAGATCTTTTCCCTTAATCCGAAAACTGGAGAAATCACTCTAACAGGGAGTTTAGATTACGAAGAAAGCGCAGCATATGAAATCCGCGCGCAGGCGACCGACCGAGGGCATTCTCCACGCAGTACTCACTGCAAAGTGTTAGTCGAAGTTGTTGATGTGAACGACAATGCGCCAGAGATCTCTGTAACGTCGCTAACGAGCCCCGTTAAGGAAGACGCTCAAACTGGTACAGTGGTGGCTTTTATAACAGTAGCAGATAAAGACGGCGGTAAAAATGGACTTGTGAAATGTAATCTCGCTGGTTTTGCTCCTTTCAAACTGCAGTCCTCCTATAAGAACTATTACTCTTTAGTGGTTGACGGGCCGCTGGACAGAGAGCGCGCCTCTCAGTACAACGTCACCATCACAGCTACAGATGAAGGGACTCcgcctctctccagcaccagcGTTATTACTGTACACGTTTCTGATGTGAACGACAACGCGCCGCGCTTTGCAGAGCCCGTGattaatgtgtatgtgaaagaaaaCGGCCAGGTGGGCTCTGTGATTCACACCGTATCTGCCTTTGACCCGGATTTAAACGACAACGCCAAAGTGACTTATTCTTTACTGGGGAGTTCTGGCAAAGGCGCGCCCCCGTCATCAGCCGTCAACGTGAACTCTGTGAGTGGAGAAATCTACAGCCTGCAGTCTTTTAACTACGAGGAAGTAAAAACGCTGCAGTTTCAGGTTCAGGCCACAGACTCTGGTGTCCCTCCACTGAGCAGCAACGCGACTGTGAACGTTTTCATCCTGGATGAGAATGACAACAGTCCTGGGGTTCTCCCTCCCTATTCTGACCAGGGCTCGGTTAATGCTGAGAACATTCCGTATTCTGCTGAAGCGGGCTACTTTGTGGCCAAGATCAGGGCTGTAGACGCAGACTCTGGCTACAACGCGCTGCTTTCTTATCACATGGCGGAACCCAAGGGAAGCAGTCTCTTCCGAatcggcagcagcagcggggaaATCAGGACTAAGAGGCGGATGAGTGACAATGACTTGAAGACGCACCCGTTGGTTATTGTGGTTTCTGACCACGGAGAACCTTCGCTGTCGGCGACTGTGTCTATTGATGTTGTGGTTGTTGAAAGTACCGGTGAAATCCAGACATCGTTCCGACAGCTGCCGGTGAAGGAGGAGAGTTTCTCCGATTTGAACCTGTATTTGCTGATCGGCATTATTTCAGTGTCAGTTGTATTTTTACTGAGCCTGATTAGTTTAGTAGCTGTAAAATGCCACAGGACAGACGGCGGTTTGAGTATACACAGCGCCCCAGTGATCACCACACACCCTGACGGGAGCTGGTCTTACGCTAAATCTACTCAGCAGTATGACGTGTGTTTTAGCTCAGACACACTGAAGAGTGACGTTGTGGTTTTCCCCGCGCCGTTTCCGCCTGCGGATGCGGAACTGATCAGTATTAATGGAGGGGACACTTTTAAACGGAACCACACGCTCCCCAACAGCGAGAAG TTGTCACTTTACGTGTAG